Proteins encoded within one genomic window of Leptospira stimsonii:
- the epsC gene encoding serine O-acetyltransferase EpsC has protein sequence MAENQFSPSHFGISPEETRYKRFVESIYQKQNEDPHRYGGRKVARNFISELFNIIFAGYFSDLVFRDIAHVEDNLSVFFLQTKSKLYPYLSSQESSFSEHLTIDGVLEKFKDELPSLYEMIWHDAIAAFEGDPAAESVKEVILAYSGFYAIAVHRVANVLQRIGVPIFPRMLSEYAHEKTGIDIHPGAQIGRSFFMDHGTGIVIGGTSVIHDNVKIYQGVTLGALSVSKDMALLKRHPTIEQNVIIYAGATILGGDTVIGRNSIIGGNAWLTHGVPPYSIVNQKNEVRVRTSKELDDVIDFTI, from the coding sequence ATGGCCGAAAATCAGTTCAGTCCTTCTCATTTTGGAATATCTCCGGAAGAGACTCGTTATAAAAGATTCGTAGAATCGATCTATCAAAAGCAAAACGAGGATCCGCATCGTTATGGTGGTCGTAAAGTCGCGCGGAATTTTATCAGCGAACTTTTTAACATCATTTTTGCGGGGTATTTTTCGGATCTTGTATTTCGAGATATCGCTCACGTGGAAGACAATCTTTCCGTTTTTTTTCTTCAAACCAAAAGTAAACTTTATCCCTATCTTTCCAGCCAGGAATCCTCTTTTTCTGAACATCTTACGATCGACGGAGTTTTGGAAAAGTTCAAGGACGAACTACCTTCCCTTTATGAGATGATTTGGCACGATGCGATCGCCGCTTTTGAAGGGGATCCTGCGGCGGAGAGTGTCAAGGAGGTCATCCTCGCGTATTCCGGTTTTTATGCGATTGCGGTTCACCGTGTTGCTAACGTTCTTCAGCGGATCGGGGTTCCGATCTTTCCTAGAATGTTAAGCGAATACGCGCACGAGAAGACGGGAATCGATATTCATCCGGGTGCTCAGATTGGGAGGTCTTTTTTTATGGATCACGGGACTGGAATTGTGATCGGCGGAACCTCGGTTATCCATGACAACGTTAAAATTTATCAAGGTGTCACCTTAGGTGCGTTATCCGTAAGTAAAGATATGGCTCTTCTCAAAAGGCATCCTACGATCGAACAGAATGTGATTATCTACGCGGGTGCTACCATTTTGGGAGGAGATACGGTGATCGGAAGAAATAGTATTATCGGCGGAAACGCTTGGCTTACTCACGGCGTTCCGCCATATTCTATCGTGAATCAGAAAAACGAGGTTCGCGTCCGTACTTCAAAAGAATTGGACGACGTAATCGATTTTACGATTTGA
- a CDS encoding SDR family oxidoreductase produces the protein MRFKDKVVLITGGNGGIGFATAKLFVNEGARVIITGRDQSTLDSSVKILGQKARAFRADVLNKDEREVLFKGIREEFGTLDVVFANAGIMKPTPIGSTAEDTFDEILRVNVTGVFMTIQSALPLLKRGSSIILNGSIISTIGAPGTSAYAASKAGVRSMTRVLAAELSSKGIRINIVVPGATRTAIWGKTEAANERLDKISASIPLHRIGDAEEIAKAVLFLSSEESSYIQGAEIVVDGGSSSLPAGAPIYLAK, from the coding sequence ATGAGATTTAAGGATAAAGTAGTTTTAATAACCGGTGGAAACGGCGGGATCGGCTTTGCGACTGCAAAGTTATTCGTAAACGAAGGTGCCAGAGTGATTATAACCGGAAGGGACCAGTCGACACTCGATTCTTCCGTGAAGATATTGGGACAAAAGGCGCGAGCGTTTCGAGCCGACGTTCTTAACAAGGATGAACGGGAAGTTCTCTTTAAGGGAATTCGAGAAGAATTCGGAACGTTAGACGTCGTCTTTGCTAACGCGGGAATTATGAAACCGACGCCGATCGGTTCAACGGCAGAAGATACGTTTGATGAGATTCTTCGAGTGAATGTGACCGGTGTGTTTATGACGATACAGTCCGCGCTTCCACTTTTAAAAAGAGGTTCTTCGATTATTTTGAACGGTTCTATTATCAGTACGATCGGCGCGCCCGGAACATCGGCATATGCGGCGAGTAAAGCCGGCGTTCGTTCGATGACGAGAGTTCTTGCCGCTGAGTTGAGCTCGAAGGGAATTCGTATTAATATAGTCGTTCCCGGAGCTACGAGGACCGCGATCTGGGGTAAAACGGAAGCGGCTAACGAAAGGCTGGATAAGATCAGCGCTTCCATTCCCCTTCATAGAATCGGAGATGCGGAAGAGATTGCGAAGGCGGTTTTGTTTCTTTCCTCGGAAGAATCTTCTTATATTCAAGGAGCGGAGATCGTCGTGGACGGCGGGTCCAGTAGTCTACCGGCAGGCGCGCCGATTTATCTTGCCAAGTAA
- a CDS encoding MBL fold metallo-hydrolase: MKRMETIYSNHDYSWSVIARDPDKPGYIIDTNEYLIVSSGQGLLTDPGGSEIFPEVFSAICEKFDPTQITKIFSSHQDPDIISSLSLWLEVNPEIKCYLSWLWSSFVPHFGGKADTFIQIPDQGIEVKIGDHTLRAIPAHYLHSSGNFNLYDPTSRILFSGDIGASLLPSDCNDLFVKDFDKHTQYMKKFHQRWMGSNEAKKKWIREIRNLKVDMMVPQHGALFQKEQVQNFLDWFDELEVGITEN; this comes from the coding sequence ATGAAAAGAATGGAAACGATTTATTCCAATCATGATTATAGCTGGTCTGTAATTGCGAGAGATCCGGACAAACCAGGATACATCATCGATACGAACGAATACCTAATCGTTTCCTCCGGACAAGGATTGCTTACCGATCCCGGAGGGAGTGAAATATTTCCGGAAGTTTTTTCTGCGATCTGTGAGAAGTTCGATCCGACTCAAATAACGAAAATTTTTTCCAGTCACCAAGATCCGGATATTATATCTTCTCTTTCTCTTTGGCTGGAAGTAAATCCGGAAATCAAATGTTATTTGAGTTGGCTTTGGTCGAGTTTTGTTCCGCATTTCGGTGGAAAAGCGGACACGTTTATTCAGATTCCGGATCAAGGAATCGAGGTAAAAATCGGCGATCATACGTTACGCGCCATACCTGCTCATTATCTGCATTCTTCCGGAAATTTTAATTTGTACGATCCTACGTCTAGAATTCTATTCAGCGGAGATATCGGCGCGTCGCTTTTGCCATCCGATTGTAACGATCTTTTTGTGAAGGACTTCGATAAACACACTCAATATATGAAGAAGTTTCATCAGAGATGGATGGGCTCGAATGAAGCAAAGAAAAAATGGATTCGCGAAATTCGTAATCTCAAAGTAGACATGATGGTCCCTCAACACGGAGCCCTCTTTCAAAAAGAGCAAGTGCAGAATTTTCTGGATTGGTTCGATGAGTTGGAAGTCGGAATCACCGAAAATTAG
- a CDS encoding catalase, which translates to MSKKILTTSGGHPVSQNQHSLTAGPKGPVLIQDTHLIEKLAHFNRERIPERVVHAKGAGAYGTLTITQDLSKYSRASVFSKIGKQTPLFLRFSTVAGEKGSADTERDPRGFAIKFYTEEGIWDLVGNNTPVFFERDPLKFPDFIHSQKRDPVTGYKNPFRMWDYWAKSPEALHQMTILFGDRGIPDGYRFMNGYGSHTFGLWNSRGERFWVKFHFKSMQGIKNLSAEKAATLAGTDPDYATRDLFEAIERKEFPKWRFCVQIMPENEAENYKVNPFDLTKVWSHKDYPLIEVGVLELNANPKNYFEEVEQAAFSPANMPPGIGASPDKMLQGRLFAYPDAQRYRLGVQYQQLPVNRPKNPVHVYHRDGSVKFQSDGNYDNYEPNGFEGPSQDSSFAEPPLRISGDADRFDAHSANDDYTQAGDLYRMLKSEERDRLTSTIASTMKGLPKGLLVANVKHFYLCDPEYGTKLAEKVGLELGEIKTA; encoded by the coding sequence ATGAGTAAGAAAATTCTCACAACGTCCGGAGGTCATCCGGTTTCTCAAAACCAACACTCTCTCACGGCTGGACCGAAAGGCCCCGTCCTAATTCAAGACACACATTTGATTGAGAAATTGGCGCATTTCAATCGGGAAAGAATTCCGGAACGAGTCGTTCACGCAAAAGGCGCCGGAGCTTACGGAACACTTACGATTACTCAAGATCTTTCCAAGTATTCGAGGGCCTCCGTCTTTTCGAAAATTGGAAAACAAACTCCGCTCTTTCTGAGGTTCTCCACGGTAGCCGGTGAAAAGGGATCGGCGGATACGGAAAGAGATCCGAGAGGATTTGCGATCAAGTTTTATACGGAGGAAGGAATCTGGGATCTTGTGGGAAACAATACTCCCGTTTTTTTTGAAAGGGATCCTCTCAAGTTTCCTGACTTCATCCATTCGCAAAAAAGAGATCCTGTGACCGGTTATAAGAATCCGTTTCGTATGTGGGATTATTGGGCGAAGTCGCCGGAGGCTTTGCACCAGATGACGATTCTTTTTGGAGATCGTGGAATACCGGACGGTTATCGTTTTATGAACGGCTATGGAAGTCATACCTTCGGCCTATGGAACTCGAGAGGAGAACGTTTTTGGGTTAAGTTTCATTTTAAGTCCATGCAGGGAATTAAAAATCTTAGCGCTGAAAAAGCCGCTACGCTAGCCGGAACGGATCCTGATTATGCAACTCGCGATCTCTTTGAAGCCATCGAAAGAAAAGAGTTTCCAAAGTGGAGGTTTTGCGTTCAGATCATGCCGGAAAACGAGGCGGAGAATTATAAAGTCAATCCTTTCGATCTTACGAAGGTATGGTCACATAAGGATTATCCTCTCATAGAAGTCGGGGTTTTGGAATTGAACGCGAATCCTAAAAATTATTTTGAAGAAGTCGAACAAGCGGCGTTCTCGCCTGCGAACATGCCGCCCGGTATAGGAGCGTCCCCAGACAAAATGTTGCAAGGAAGGCTCTTCGCATATCCCGATGCTCAGAGATATCGTTTGGGAGTTCAATATCAACAGCTTCCGGTCAATCGACCTAAAAATCCGGTCCACGTCTATCACAGAGACGGGAGCGTAAAGTTTCAATCCGACGGAAATTACGACAACTACGAGCCAAACGGATTCGAAGGACCTTCTCAAGATTCTTCCTTTGCCGAACCGCCTCTGAGAATTTCTGGGGACGCGGATCGTTTCGATGCGCATTCGGCTAATGACGATTATACGCAAGCCGGAGATCTTTACAGGATGTTGAAATCTGAAGAAAGGGATCGGTTGACTTCTACGATCGCTTCCACGATGAAAGGACTTCCGAAAGGATTGCTCGTGGCAAACGTAAAACATTTTTATCTCTGTGATCCCGAATACGGAACCAAACTCGCAGAGAAAGTGGGACTCGAATTAGGGGAAATCAAGACGGCTTAG
- the perRA gene encoding peroxide-responsive transcriptional repressor PerRA, producing MKDSYEKSKKILEDAGINVTVQRLQMANLLLSEPQHLTADQVFQLINEHFPNASRATIFNNLKLFAEKGIVNLLELKSGITLYDSNVKNHHHALDEDTGEIIDIELDSKLQEKILSELKKDFETKTGSAFEECNLLITLKGKRK from the coding sequence ATGAAGGATTCTTACGAGAAAAGTAAAAAGATTCTGGAAGATGCCGGGATCAACGTTACGGTTCAGAGATTACAAATGGCGAATCTTCTCCTCTCGGAACCTCAACATTTGACCGCGGACCAAGTGTTTCAATTGATAAACGAACACTTTCCGAACGCTTCCCGGGCAACTATATTCAACAATCTTAAACTATTTGCGGAAAAGGGAATCGTAAATCTCTTAGAACTCAAATCCGGCATTACACTCTATGATTCTAACGTAAAAAATCACCATCACGCTCTTGACGAGGATACCGGAGAAATAATCGATATCGAATTGGATTCTAAACTTCAGGAGAAAATTCTTTCAGAGCTGAAAAAAGATTTTGAGACAAAAACGGGAAGTGCTTTTGAGGAATGTAATCTTCTGATCACGCTCAAAGGAAAGAGAAAGTAA
- a CDS encoding helix-turn-helix domain-containing protein, with product MSVSTFHTSFKAITNASPVQYIKNVPLLKAKQLMTQDGLNVHNAAFRFGYENHSQLSREYKRFFGITPEKDAGNQQNEGRNGLGEENRSVLSV from the coding sequence ATGAGTGTCTCCACATTTCATACGAGTTTCAAAGCCATAACCAACGCCTCACCCGTCCAATATATAAAGAACGTCCCATTGCTCAAAGCAAAACAACTCATGACCCAGGACGGCTTAAACGTACACAACGCGGCCTTTCGATTCGGATACGAAAACCATTCTCAGCTCAGCCGTGAATACAAACGATTTTTTGGAATTACTCCGGAAAAAGATGCAGGAAATCAACAAAACGAAGGAAGAAACGGTTTAGGAGAAGAGAATCGATCCGTTTTGAGCGTCTGA
- a CDS encoding family 2A encapsulin nanocompartment cargo protein cysteine desulfurase produces the protein MSISDPFSVNRSDFSNLGGKELQGPIDTSVLASLAGELFGPLPTNGGGVEDLILTNQVSSSKPQAQTSTPLDAGKILQNGYGLDFKESDYKRVPEEFLPGTSLPSFPGGLTPTNAGIPAPTFSTSFSFLEDIRSFVPQAQGIQMNDPFSFQPNVIPNIDISSGKFYIASLKKDFPILKEKVNGRDLVWLDNAATTHKPQSVIDRISAFYEHENSNIHRGAHTLAARATDAYEAAREKTSKFLNASSTKEIVFVRGATEAINLVAQTWGVKNIGKDDEIIITWLEHHANIVPWQMLCAQKGARLKVVPVDELGQVILTEYERLLSPRTKLVSLTQVSNALGTVTPAAQMVEQAHRYGAKVLLDGAQAVSHMPIDVQALDCDFYVFSGHKVFAPTGIGVLFGKSEVLDSMPPWQGGGNMIEDVTFEKTVYQPAPFRFEAGTGNIADAVGLGAAIDYLNQIGMQNVADYEHSLLEYGTTQLQRVPGLRLIGTAKEKAGVLSFVLDGFKTEDVGRFLNQEGIAVRSGHHCAQPILRRFGLESTVRPSLALYNTCEDIDALINALFDLRGGRTAGPL, from the coding sequence ATGAGTATAAGTGATCCTTTCTCCGTAAATCGATCGGACTTCTCCAACCTTGGAGGGAAAGAGTTACAAGGCCCGATCGATACTAGCGTCTTGGCATCGTTAGCTGGTGAACTCTTCGGTCCGCTTCCGACGAACGGAGGTGGAGTGGAGGACTTGATTCTTACGAATCAAGTCTCTTCTTCGAAACCGCAGGCGCAGACTTCGACTCCGCTCGATGCGGGAAAAATTCTGCAAAACGGTTACGGTTTAGATTTTAAGGAATCGGATTACAAAAGGGTCCCGGAAGAATTTCTTCCGGGAACGAGCCTCCCTTCTTTTCCGGGAGGATTGACTCCGACAAATGCGGGTATCCCAGCTCCTACCTTTTCTACCTCGTTTTCCTTTTTAGAGGACATCCGTTCTTTTGTTCCGCAAGCTCAAGGGATTCAGATGAACGATCCGTTTAGTTTTCAACCAAACGTAATTCCTAACATAGATATTTCTTCCGGGAAGTTCTATATTGCCTCCTTAAAAAAAGACTTTCCGATTCTCAAGGAAAAAGTAAACGGAAGAGATCTCGTTTGGCTCGACAACGCGGCAACGACTCACAAACCTCAGAGCGTAATCGATCGGATCTCAGCCTTCTACGAACACGAAAATTCGAATATCCACAGAGGTGCGCACACGTTAGCCGCAAGAGCGACTGACGCGTACGAAGCCGCAAGAGAAAAGACCTCCAAATTTTTGAATGCGTCCTCCACGAAAGAGATCGTCTTCGTAAGAGGGGCGACGGAAGCGATCAATCTCGTGGCTCAAACCTGGGGTGTCAAAAATATCGGAAAGGACGACGAGATCATCATCACATGGTTGGAACACCACGCGAACATCGTTCCCTGGCAAATGCTCTGCGCACAAAAAGGAGCAAGACTCAAAGTGGTTCCGGTCGACGAGTTAGGACAAGTAATCCTGACCGAGTATGAAAGGCTCTTGAGTCCGAGAACAAAACTCGTGTCACTCACTCAAGTTTCGAACGCGTTAGGCACCGTTACTCCCGCCGCTCAAATGGTGGAACAGGCGCATCGATATGGAGCGAAAGTTCTTTTGGACGGAGCTCAGGCCGTCTCACACATGCCGATCGACGTACAAGCTCTCGATTGCGACTTCTACGTATTTTCAGGACACAAGGTTTTTGCGCCCACTGGAATCGGAGTTTTATTCGGTAAGTCGGAAGTTCTGGACTCCATGCCTCCTTGGCAAGGAGGAGGAAATATGATCGAAGACGTAACCTTCGAAAAGACGGTCTATCAACCTGCCCCATTTCGATTCGAAGCGGGAACAGGAAACATCGCCGACGCAGTTGGACTCGGGGCCGCGATCGATTATTTGAATCAGATCGGAATGCAGAACGTTGCGGACTACGAACATTCCCTTTTGGAATACGGTACGACTCAATTGCAAAGAGTTCCCGGACTACGTCTGATCGGAACCGCCAAAGAAAAGGCCGGGGTTCTCTCCTTCGTCCTGGACGGATTCAAGACGGAAGATGTTGGACGTTTTTTGAATCAGGAAGGAATCGCCGTAAGATCCGGACACCACTGTGCACAACCGATTCTTCGTCGTTTCGGTTTGGAAAGTACGGTAAGACCTTCTTTGGCTCTCTATAATACCTGCGAAGATATCGACGCGCTCATAAATGCGCTCTTTGATTTGCGGGGAGGAAGAACGGCCGGACCACTTTAG
- a CDS encoding winged helix-turn-helix transcriptional regulator, which yields MKRKNLEEDDCPIARSLSEIGEWWSLLILRDAFLGKRRFGEFEKSLGLAKNILTSRLQKLVSHGILEIAPASDGSAYQEYVLTQKGKDLFPILVSLRQWGERYLFGSQGTKQILVDELNQKPIRKIEVRSHDGRELKPKDVKLLFLDTKRKTKPAKKK from the coding sequence TTGAAGCGCAAAAATCTAGAGGAAGACGATTGCCCGATCGCACGTTCCCTCTCCGAGATCGGAGAGTGGTGGTCGCTCCTGATCTTAAGGGATGCATTCTTAGGGAAACGAAGATTCGGTGAATTTGAAAAGAGTTTAGGACTTGCAAAGAACATTCTTACTTCCCGTCTTCAAAAATTGGTTTCTCACGGTATATTAGAAATTGCTCCAGCGTCGGACGGAAGCGCCTATCAGGAATATGTCCTTACACAAAAAGGAAAGGATCTTTTTCCCATTCTTGTTTCTCTCAGACAATGGGGTGAAAGATATCTTTTCGGTTCTCAAGGGACCAAGCAGATTCTCGTAGACGAACTCAATCAAAAACCGATTCGCAAGATCGAAGTCAGGTCCCATGATGGAAGAGAACTCAAACCGAAAGACGTGAAACTTCTTTTTCTAGATACAAAACGGAAAACAAAGCCGGCGAAAAAAAAGTAG
- a CDS encoding ankyrin repeat domain-containing protein gives MNLIDSKHSLKAELDSSPTYSNAWGDYKKTINLENSCFDFARRGDLEELSSHLPEFGDLERKNPRGYTLLMLAAYNGHIKIVHFLVSQGADVNSTDDSGNSILMGAAFKGFENIVEFLLNAGADKNYKNSKGQNAFQFSEMFGRKRVSELLSEKKRNRYYRFISFINSWFRYFTQTALKGGRQ, from the coding sequence ATGAATTTGATTGATTCCAAACACAGTTTGAAGGCAGAACTCGATTCTTCTCCAACGTATTCGAATGCATGGGGAGATTATAAGAAGACGATAAACTTGGAAAATTCTTGTTTTGATTTCGCGCGAAGAGGGGATCTCGAAGAACTTTCTTCTCACCTTCCCGAATTCGGAGATCTCGAGAGAAAAAATCCAAGAGGATACACCTTACTCATGTTAGCCGCTTATAACGGCCACATAAAGATCGTACATTTTCTCGTTTCTCAAGGAGCGGACGTAAACTCTACGGATGATTCTGGAAATTCGATTCTTATGGGAGCCGCATTCAAGGGTTTTGAAAACATCGTAGAGTTTCTTTTGAATGCCGGGGCAGATAAGAATTACAAAAATTCCAAAGGACAAAACGCATTTCAATTTTCAGAAATGTTCGGACGCAAACGAGTCAGCGAACTTCTTTCGGAAAAAAAGCGGAACCGGTATTACCGGTTCATTTCGTTTATCAATTCTTGGTTTCGTTATTTCACTCAAACGGCACTTAAAGGAGGCAGACAATGA
- a CDS encoding alpha/beta fold hydrolase: MKNNKINYNTETVDGVRIFYREVGSRESPTILLLHGFPTSSHMFRNLIENLKNRYHLIAPDYPGFGYSDAPSPTTFEYSFDRLSQLIQKFVLQKKLGSFYLYMQDYGSPVGFRIASENPEWIKGLIIQNANAYMEGIGEPLANLFMPFWENRNEATIAPLVDLMKVEGTKFQFVSGVEKEEHISPDSWMHAQACLDRPGNQEIQLSLFYDYRNNPALFPKWQNYFRDNQPPTLIPWGSGDPFFTEAGAKAYLKDLPKAELHLLKTGHFALEEKHEEISDLIAKFIG; encoded by the coding sequence ATGAAAAACAATAAAATCAATTACAATACCGAAACTGTGGACGGAGTCAGGATTTTTTACAGAGAGGTCGGATCCCGAGAATCTCCTACGATTCTTCTTCTTCACGGATTTCCAACCTCCTCTCATATGTTTCGAAATCTTATCGAAAATCTTAAAAATCGATATCATCTAATCGCACCTGACTATCCGGGTTTCGGATATAGCGACGCTCCCTCGCCGACAACATTCGAATATAGTTTCGATCGACTTTCTCAACTCATACAAAAGTTCGTCCTTCAGAAAAAATTGGGAAGCTTTTATCTTTATATGCAGGATTACGGTAGCCCAGTCGGATTTAGGATCGCTTCCGAAAATCCAGAATGGATCAAAGGTCTGATCATTCAGAATGCGAACGCATACATGGAAGGAATCGGAGAACCTCTCGCCAACCTTTTTATGCCGTTTTGGGAAAATCGCAACGAGGCAACCATTGCACCTTTAGTGGACTTAATGAAAGTAGAAGGAACGAAATTTCAGTTCGTTTCGGGAGTGGAAAAGGAGGAACACATTTCGCCGGATTCATGGATGCATGCCCAAGCCTGCTTAGATCGTCCCGGTAATCAGGAGATTCAACTCTCTCTTTTTTACGATTACAGAAATAATCCCGCTCTTTTTCCAAAATGGCAAAACTACTTTAGAGACAACCAACCTCCGACTTTGATTCCCTGGGGTTCCGGTGATCCCTTCTTTACGGAAGCGGGAGCAAAAGCATATCTGAAAGATCTTCCGAAAGCAGAACTCCATCTTCTCAAAACGGGACACTTTGCATTAGAAGAAAAACACGAAGAAATTTCCGATTTGATCGCGAAATTTATCGGTTAA
- a CDS encoding flagellar hook-basal body protein gives MLRGMYTGANGMIIQQTRMDVISNNLANVDKTAFKRDTTVFKTFPELLLHRFEEDGVGKVPMGSFDTAPVVGKLGLGGEVNEVYTRFEQGAVKKTENPFDIMLQDKPGNEHPAFFSVMTNRGERLSRSGAFVMDTNGYLVTPQGFPLMGENGPIRVARGNFLIKENGEVWINGEIGNDPVNGTSLEKNRFETPILLDKLKIRTVENPRHLDKEGDSFYADTPESGEPVPFEQKDEPSILQGYLEASNVSVVTEMVEMIEVNRSYEANQKTVQTQDSLLGKLINEVLR, from the coding sequence ATGCTTAGAGGAATGTATACAGGCGCAAACGGGATGATCATTCAACAGACAAGAATGGATGTGATTTCGAATAACCTTGCGAACGTCGATAAGACGGCTTTTAAAAGAGATACTACCGTATTTAAAACATTTCCCGAACTTTTACTCCATCGCTTCGAAGAAGACGGTGTAGGAAAGGTTCCAATGGGTTCCTTCGATACTGCGCCGGTGGTCGGCAAACTTGGATTAGGTGGAGAAGTGAACGAAGTCTATACTCGTTTTGAACAGGGCGCCGTTAAAAAAACGGAAAACCCCTTCGACATTATGCTTCAAGATAAACCCGGAAACGAACACCCGGCTTTTTTTAGCGTGATGACAAACCGAGGAGAAAGACTATCTCGGAGCGGAGCCTTTGTAATGGACACGAACGGATATCTCGTGACTCCGCAAGGTTTTCCTTTGATGGGAGAAAACGGACCGATCCGTGTTGCTCGTGGAAATTTTCTCATCAAAGAGAATGGAGAAGTCTGGATCAACGGGGAAATCGGAAACGATCCTGTGAATGGTACTTCTTTGGAAAAGAATCGTTTCGAAACTCCCATTCTATTAGATAAACTTAAAATCCGAACCGTTGAAAACCCGCGCCATTTGGACAAAGAAGGAGATTCCTTCTACGCCGATACTCCTGAATCGGGAGAGCCGGTTCCCTTCGAACAAAAAGACGAACCGTCCATTCTCCAAGGTTATCTCGAAGCGTCTAACGTTAGCGTTGTTACTGAAATGGTGGAAATGATCGAAGTCAATCGCTCCTATGAAGCAAATCAAAAAACGGTGCAAACTCAAGATAGCTTACTTGGTAAGTTAATCAATGAGGTACTTCGATAA
- a CDS encoding TetR/AcrR family transcriptional regulator, with translation MDSKPDKKTAKEQILKTAIALFNEHGIHKTGIDRIIAESGVAKMSFYNNFSSKAKLISEYLRFKEEKRLDSIKRYTVDKSDDPLKQLLGIFDSLEEWYREPDFFGCPFIRGLSDFREDDHAELRKQVESHFQKVTDFIEERLVSLFPPTQVKKILPQFLSLYIGSTVMAIAGSPPEIAQSNKKLAMILLKKN, from the coding sequence ATGGATTCAAAACCTGATAAAAAGACGGCAAAGGAACAGATTTTAAAAACTGCGATTGCACTCTTTAACGAACACGGAATACATAAAACCGGAATCGATCGAATTATCGCCGAATCCGGAGTGGCCAAAATGTCTTTTTACAATAATTTCTCTTCGAAGGCGAAACTGATCTCCGAATATTTGCGCTTTAAAGAAGAGAAACGATTGGATAGTATTAAACGTTATACGGTTGATAAATCGGATGATCCTTTAAAACAGTTGCTGGGGATTTTTGATTCCTTAGAAGAATGGTATCGCGAGCCGGATTTTTTCGGTTGTCCGTTTATCAGAGGTCTCTCCGACTTTCGGGAGGACGATCATGCGGAACTTAGAAAACAAGTAGAATCTCATTTTCAAAAGGTAACGGACTTTATCGAAGAGCGTCTCGTATCTCTTTTTCCGCCGACGCAGGTGAAAAAAATTCTTCCTCAGTTCTTGAGTTTGTATATCGGTTCGACAGTAATGGCTATCGCGGGAAGTCCGCCTGAAATCGCACAAAGTAACAAAAAGTTGGCGATGATTCTTTTAAAAAAGAATTAA